From a single Sinomonas atrocyanea genomic region:
- a CDS encoding cytochrome b N-terminal domain-containing protein, translating into MTAQPSQPEPGGRIVNWTGRFRGWGLRTLPPDKLLPETQPSYVASWIYVFGMAAIAALAYVVISGLVLALDGPSWYHVSAFGHFVNSTHLWSVELFFMTMVIHLWGKFWMASWRGGRTLTWITGVLAFVVSIVTAFTGYLLQTNFDSQWIAFQAKDALNAVGVGAWFNVANLGQVLMWHIVLLPLAVGAVVVLHVLLVRVHGVAPPLEAAETDAQLRGSQLSGSPLGGVQAADAEAAPRATEGGAA; encoded by the coding sequence GTGACCGCCCAGCCCTCGCAGCCGGAGCCCGGCGGCCGGATCGTCAACTGGACCGGACGCTTCCGGGGCTGGGGACTGCGGACCCTGCCACCGGACAAGCTCCTCCCCGAGACCCAGCCCAGCTACGTCGCCTCGTGGATCTACGTGTTCGGGATGGCCGCCATCGCGGCGCTCGCCTACGTGGTCATCTCGGGGCTGGTCCTCGCGCTCGACGGGCCCTCGTGGTACCACGTGTCCGCGTTCGGCCACTTCGTCAACAGCACCCATCTGTGGTCGGTCGAGCTGTTCTTCATGACGATGGTCATCCACCTCTGGGGCAAGTTCTGGATGGCGTCGTGGCGCGGCGGCCGCACCCTCACCTGGATCACGGGCGTCCTGGCGTTCGTCGTCTCGATCGTCACGGCGTTCACCGGGTACCTCCTCCAGACGAATTTCGATTCACAGTGGATCGCCTTCCAGGCGAAGGACGCCCTCAACGCCGTGGGGGTCGGCGCGTGGTTCAACGTGGCGAACCTCGGCCAGGTCCTGATGTGGCACATCGTGCTGCTGCCGCTCGCCGTGGGCGCCGTCGTGGTGCTCCACGTGCTCCTCGTGCGCGTGCACGGGGTCGCCCCGCCGCTCGAGGCCGCCGAGACCGACGCCCAGCTCCGAGGCTCCCAGCTCAGCGGCTCCCCGCTCGGCGGGGTGCAGGCCGCGGACGCGGAGGCGGCTCCTCGCGCCACCGAGGGCGGTGCGGCATGA
- a CDS encoding benzaldehyde dehydrogenase, with translation MALLDDVALWGGKVNIGGWTEAAGGTQDVTEPATGATLGSVGTASREDVYRAAQVAAEAQRAWAAKKPEERAAVLRRAGQLWEDHAAEVQDWIVRESGGIPPKAQLETHIAANECYEAAALPSHPHGEVLTSDEDRWSFARRRPVGVVSVIAPFNFPLILSIRSVAPALALGNAVLLKPDPRTAVCGGVALMRVFEEAGLPAGVLSLLPGGAETGQAVVEAPEVRVVSFTGSTAAGRKVGETAARLLKRAHLELGGNNALIVLPGADLAKAASAGAFGSFMHQGQICMTTGRHFVHETVYEDYVAALAEKAEHLPVGDPATGQVALGPIIDERQRDRIHGIVEASVAQGGRLAAGGSFEGLFYRPTVLADLDLDNPAFADEIFGPVAPVTRFTSVDEVVDLVNANEYGLSVGILGDVGTAMQIADRVHSGKVHINEQTVSDEANAPFGGVGASGTGARFGGATANMDAFTEVQWLTMRPEIAPYPF, from the coding sequence ATGGCACTTCTCGATGACGTCGCCCTGTGGGGCGGCAAGGTGAACATCGGTGGCTGGACGGAGGCGGCGGGCGGGACGCAGGACGTCACCGAGCCCGCCACCGGGGCCACGCTCGGCTCGGTGGGGACCGCTTCGCGCGAGGACGTCTACCGGGCGGCGCAGGTTGCCGCCGAGGCGCAGCGCGCGTGGGCGGCGAAGAAGCCCGAGGAGCGGGCCGCGGTGCTGCGGCGGGCCGGCCAGCTGTGGGAGGACCACGCCGCAGAGGTCCAGGACTGGATCGTCCGGGAGTCCGGCGGCATCCCGCCCAAGGCGCAGCTCGAGACGCACATCGCCGCGAACGAGTGCTACGAGGCCGCGGCCCTGCCCTCGCACCCGCACGGTGAGGTCCTGACCTCGGACGAGGACCGGTGGTCCTTCGCGCGGCGGCGGCCGGTCGGCGTCGTGAGCGTGATCGCCCCGTTCAACTTCCCCCTCATCCTCTCCATCCGCTCGGTCGCGCCGGCGCTCGCGCTCGGCAACGCGGTGCTGCTCAAGCCGGACCCCCGCACCGCGGTGTGCGGCGGCGTGGCCCTCATGCGCGTCTTCGAGGAGGCCGGCCTGCCCGCCGGCGTGCTCTCGCTCCTGCCCGGTGGCGCCGAGACGGGCCAGGCCGTGGTGGAGGCGCCCGAGGTGCGGGTGGTCTCCTTCACCGGCTCCACGGCGGCGGGCCGGAAGGTCGGCGAGACCGCGGCGCGGCTGCTCAAGCGCGCGCACCTCGAGCTCGGCGGCAACAACGCCCTGATCGTGCTCCCGGGCGCCGACCTGGCCAAGGCCGCGTCCGCGGGCGCCTTCGGGTCCTTCATGCACCAGGGCCAGATCTGCATGACCACCGGCCGGCACTTCGTCCACGAGACGGTGTACGAGGACTACGTCGCCGCCCTCGCCGAGAAGGCCGAGCACCTCCCCGTGGGCGATCCCGCCACGGGGCAGGTGGCGCTCGGCCCCATCATCGACGAGCGGCAGCGCGACCGCATCCACGGCATCGTCGAGGCCTCGGTGGCCCAGGGCGGGCGGCTCGCGGCCGGCGGCAGCTTCGAGGGGCTGTTCTACCGGCCCACCGTCCTGGCCGACCTCGACCTGGACAACCCCGCCTTCGCCGACGAGATCTTCGGCCCGGTGGCGCCCGTGACGAGGTTCACGAGCGTGGACGAGGTGGTGGACCTGGTCAACGCCAACGAGTACGGGCTGTCCGTGGGCATCCTGGGCGACGTCGGCACGGCGATGCAGATCGCCGACCGCGTGCACTCCGGCAAGGTCCACATCAACGAGCAGACCGTCTCGGACGAGGCCAACGCCCCGTTCGGCGGCGTGGGGGCGTCCGGGACCGGCGCCCGCTTCGGCGGGGCCACGGCCAACATGGACGCCTTCACCGAGGTGCAGTGGCTCACGATGCGCCCGGAGATCGCGCCGTATCCGTTCTGA
- a CDS encoding IclR family transcriptional regulator domain-containing protein, producing the protein MAELPVVERSDAEPKPGDAFVQSLARGLAVVRAFDAEHQEMTLSEVAARTALTRATARRFLHTLVELGYVRTDGRTFSLTPLVLQLGYAYLSGQRLPELAQPILEELSHRHGESTSLAILDGTDIVYLARIHTRRIISVGISPGTRFPAHATSMGRVLLAALTPAELAAYFARAELAPLTPRTLTSREAIEAEVGRVREAGYAVVDQELEVGLRSLAVPVLGADGRTVAAINMALPARIDGDGRNAGRDAEVARLVPELQAAAASIAEAARAVGAA; encoded by the coding sequence GTGGCCGAGCTTCCGGTGGTTGAGCGGAGCGACGCGGAGCCGAAACCGGGCGACGCGTTCGTGCAGTCGCTCGCGCGCGGACTCGCCGTGGTCCGCGCGTTCGACGCCGAGCACCAGGAGATGACCCTCTCCGAGGTCGCCGCGCGGACGGCGCTCACGCGGGCCACGGCCCGCCGGTTCCTCCACACGCTCGTCGAGCTGGGGTACGTGCGCACGGACGGGCGGACCTTCTCGCTCACCCCGCTCGTGCTCCAGCTCGGCTACGCGTACCTCTCGGGCCAGCGGCTGCCCGAGCTCGCCCAGCCCATCCTCGAGGAGCTCTCGCACCGGCACGGGGAGTCGACCTCCCTCGCGATCCTCGACGGCACCGACATCGTCTACCTGGCCCGGATCCACACCCGCCGGATCATCTCGGTGGGCATCTCGCCGGGCACGCGGTTCCCCGCGCATGCGACGTCGATGGGCCGGGTCCTGCTCGCCGCCCTCACCCCGGCCGAGCTCGCCGCCTACTTCGCCCGCGCCGAGCTTGCCCCGCTCACGCCGCGCACCCTCACCTCGCGCGAGGCGATCGAGGCCGAGGTGGGCCGGGTACGCGAGGCGGGGTACGCCGTCGTCGACCAGGAGCTCGAGGTGGGCCTGCGCTCGCTCGCCGTCCCGGTCCTCGGGGCGGACGGGCGCACGGTCGCGGCGATCAACATGGCCCTCCCCGCCAGGATCGACGGCGACGGCCGGAATGCCGGCCGGGACGCCGAGGTCGCGCGCCTCGTGCCCGAGCTGCAGGCGGCGGCCGCCTCGATCGCCGAGGCCGCGCGCGCCGTGGGGGCCGCCTGA
- a CDS encoding 3-oxoacid CoA-transferase subunit B, giving the protein MAKLVAKDIEPGSFVNLGIGQPTNVSNYLTEEQDVTLHTENGMLGMGPVAVGDQIDEDLINAGKIPVTELPGASYFHHADSFAIMRGGHLDVCVLGAFQVSATGDLANWHTGAPDAIPAVGGAMDLATGAKDVYVMMTLLTKDGKSKLVPELTYPVTGVGRVTRVYTEKAVFLITEEGVRVRETFGISFEDLQDLVDVPLLPAA; this is encoded by the coding sequence ATGGCCAAGCTGGTCGCGAAGGACATCGAGCCGGGCTCGTTCGTGAACCTCGGCATCGGCCAGCCGACCAACGTGTCCAACTACCTCACCGAGGAGCAGGACGTCACGCTGCATACCGAGAACGGCATGCTCGGGATGGGCCCCGTCGCGGTCGGCGACCAGATCGACGAGGACCTCATCAACGCCGGCAAGATCCCGGTGACCGAGCTTCCGGGGGCGAGCTACTTCCACCACGCCGACTCGTTCGCGATCATGCGCGGCGGGCACCTCGACGTGTGCGTGCTCGGCGCGTTCCAGGTCTCCGCCACGGGTGACCTCGCGAACTGGCACACCGGTGCCCCGGACGCGATCCCGGCCGTGGGCGGCGCCATGGACCTCGCCACGGGGGCCAAGGACGTCTACGTGATGATGACCCTGCTGACCAAGGACGGGAAGTCCAAGCTCGTCCCCGAACTGACGTACCCTGTGACCGGCGTGGGCCGCGTGACCCGGGTGTACACGGAGAAGGCCGTCTTCCTCATCACGGAGGAGGGCGTGCGCGTCCGCGAGACGTTCGGCATCAGCTTCGAGGACCTCCAGGACCTCGTCGACGTGCCGCTGCTGCCCGCCGCCTGA
- a CDS encoding 3-oxoacid CoA-transferase subunit A, whose product MAHTLEFKDTAAEAVAAVQDGSTVMIGGFGNAGQPFELIDALLASGAKELTVVNNNAGQADEGLALLIKEGRVKKMICSFPRQSDSWHFDAKYRAGEIELELVPQGNLAERIRAAGAGIGGFFTPTGYGTMLAEGKETRFLDGKWQVFETPIHADVALIKALKADGKGNLVYRKTARNFGPIMAAAAKHTVVQVSEVVPVGGLDPENVITPGIYVNTIVKVG is encoded by the coding sequence GTGGCACACACCCTCGAATTCAAGGACACCGCCGCGGAGGCGGTGGCAGCCGTCCAGGACGGCTCGACCGTGATGATCGGCGGGTTCGGCAACGCCGGGCAGCCGTTCGAGCTCATCGATGCGCTGCTCGCCAGCGGCGCCAAGGAGCTCACCGTGGTCAACAACAACGCCGGCCAGGCCGATGAGGGCCTCGCGCTCCTCATCAAGGAAGGCCGCGTGAAGAAGATGATCTGCTCCTTCCCGCGGCAGAGCGACTCGTGGCACTTCGACGCCAAGTACCGCGCCGGGGAGATCGAGCTCGAGCTCGTCCCGCAGGGCAACCTCGCCGAGCGCATCCGCGCCGCCGGTGCCGGGATCGGCGGCTTCTTCACCCCCACCGGCTACGGCACCATGCTCGCCGAGGGGAAGGAGACGCGCTTCCTCGACGGCAAGTGGCAGGTCTTCGAGACCCCGATCCACGCCGACGTGGCCCTCATCAAGGCGCTCAAGGCGGACGGCAAGGGCAACCTCGTCTACCGCAAGACGGCCCGCAACTTCGGCCCGATCATGGCCGCCGCCGCGAAGCACACCGTGGTGCAGGTCTCCGAGGTCGTGCCGGTGGGCGGCCTCGATCCGGAGAACGTGATCACTCCGGGCATCTACGTCAACACGATCGTGAAGGTGGGCTGA
- a CDS encoding thiolase family protein, which produces MTDAFVYDAIRTPFGKFGSGLAGVRPDDLAAHMVRSIVDRAPGLTPEALEGSDGEPGAIDEVIFGNANGAGEENRNVARMATLLAGLPVSIPGTTVNRLCGSSLDAAMIASRQIQVGDADVMLVGGVESMSRAPWVLPKTEKPYPAGDMNLASTTLGWRLVNANMPAEWTVSLGEATEQLRERFSIGRDRQDEFAARSHNLADAAWNAGFYDDLVVPVPGTDLTRDEGIRPGSSAEKLGGLKTVFRKDNGDRSGSTAGGTVTAGNASPLSDGASAVLLGSEAAAGTLGLEPIARIAGRGAAANEPQYFGFAPVEAANRALAKAGIGWDEVGAVELNEAFAAQSLACVDAWKIDPEIVNQHGGAIAMGHPLGASGGRILGTLARSLQRSGQRWGVAAICIGVGQGLAVVLENVSAK; this is translated from the coding sequence ATGACTGACGCCTTCGTCTACGACGCCATCCGCACCCCGTTCGGCAAGTTCGGCAGCGGCCTCGCCGGGGTGCGCCCCGACGACCTCGCGGCCCACATGGTCCGCTCGATCGTTGACCGCGCGCCCGGCCTGACCCCCGAGGCACTCGAGGGCAGCGACGGCGAGCCCGGTGCGATCGACGAGGTCATCTTCGGCAACGCCAACGGCGCCGGCGAGGAGAACCGCAACGTGGCCCGCATGGCCACCCTCCTCGCGGGCCTGCCCGTCTCCATCCCCGGCACCACGGTGAACCGGCTGTGCGGCTCGTCCCTCGACGCCGCGATGATCGCCTCCCGCCAGATCCAGGTGGGCGACGCCGACGTCATGCTCGTGGGCGGCGTCGAGTCCATGTCCCGCGCCCCCTGGGTCCTGCCCAAGACCGAGAAGCCCTACCCGGCCGGGGACATGAACCTCGCCTCGACCACCCTCGGCTGGCGCCTCGTGAACGCGAACATGCCGGCCGAGTGGACGGTGTCCCTCGGCGAGGCCACCGAGCAGCTGCGCGAGCGCTTCTCGATCGGCCGCGACCGCCAGGACGAGTTCGCCGCCCGCTCGCACAACCTCGCCGACGCCGCGTGGAACGCCGGCTTCTACGACGACCTCGTGGTCCCGGTGCCCGGCACCGACCTGACCCGCGACGAGGGCATCCGCCCCGGCTCCTCCGCCGAGAAGCTCGGCGGGCTCAAGACCGTGTTCCGCAAGGACAACGGCGACCGCTCGGGCTCGACCGCGGGCGGCACCGTCACCGCCGGCAACGCCTCCCCGCTCTCCGACGGCGCCTCCGCCGTGCTGCTCGGCTCTGAGGCCGCCGCGGGCACGCTGGGCCTGGAGCCGATCGCCCGCATCGCCGGCCGCGGCGCCGCCGCCAACGAGCCGCAGTACTTCGGCTTCGCGCCCGTCGAGGCCGCGAACCGGGCCCTCGCCAAGGCGGGGATCGGCTGGGACGAGGTGGGCGCCGTCGAACTCAACGAGGCCTTCGCCGCCCAGTCCCTCGCCTGCGTGGACGCGTGGAAGATCGACCCCGAGATCGTCAACCAGCACGGCGGCGCGATCGCGATGGGCCACCCCCTCGGCGCGTCGGGCGGCCGCATCCTCGGCACGCTCGCCCGCTCGCTCCAGCGCAGCGGACAGCGGTGGGGCGTTGCGGCCATCTGCATCGGCGTGGGCCAGGGCCTCGCCGTGGTGCTCGAGAACGTTTCGGCGAAGTAA
- the pcaC gene encoding 4-carboxymuconolactone decarboxylase — protein sequence MSHQQAGENWVPQEQAGAVQPDATQRELYDGGMAVRREVLSDEHVDRANANTTEFTAEFQNMITRIAWGGIWTRPGLSRQMRSVAVLTAMIAHGHWDEFAMHVRAALRNGLTRDEIKEVILQSAIYCGVPSANTAFKVAQNTLDQIDASKDSNS from the coding sequence ATGAGCCACCAGCAGGCCGGCGAGAACTGGGTCCCGCAGGAGCAGGCCGGGGCCGTCCAGCCGGACGCGACCCAGCGCGAGCTGTACGACGGCGGCATGGCCGTGCGCCGCGAGGTCCTCTCCGACGAGCACGTGGACCGGGCCAACGCGAACACCACCGAGTTCACCGCCGAATTCCAGAACATGATCACCCGCATCGCCTGGGGCGGCATCTGGACCCGCCCCGGCCTCAGCCGCCAGATGCGCTCTGTGGCCGTGCTCACGGCCATGATCGCGCATGGGCACTGGGACGAGTTCGCGATGCACGTCCGCGCGGCCCTGCGCAACGGGCTCACCCGCGACGAGATCAAGGAGGTGATCCTGCAGAGCGCCATCTACTGCGGGGTCCCCTCGGCCAACACCGCCTTCAAGGTGGCCCAGAACACTCTCGACCAGATTGATGCCAGCAAGGATTCGAACTCATGA
- a CDS encoding alpha/beta fold hydrolase, translating into MSVPKIKAVRLSPREQFGEKELVVLGPSLGTSTVMWDDAARLLGEDYDILGWDLPGHGISPAAEPDTEFSVGELADAVVALVDSILPAQDGHPVRFHYAGDSVGGATGAELALRHPDRLLSLAMFCSSARFNGAEGYAERADQVAKQGTAVRLQASAEIWFAPGFLGSHPAQSSRLLHTLRDADRFGYAAVCRAIAAYDVRDRFGEIAVPFLAVAGEFDSVCPIADARWMAEHAQDGTAVEIPGVAHIAPTENPALVADLLREHFAAAARKLSGVDGSGAGQEAR; encoded by the coding sequence GTGAGCGTGCCCAAGATCAAGGCCGTCCGGCTGAGCCCGCGCGAGCAGTTCGGGGAGAAGGAGCTCGTGGTCCTCGGGCCCTCGCTCGGGACCTCGACCGTGATGTGGGACGACGCCGCGCGCCTCCTCGGCGAGGACTACGACATCCTCGGCTGGGACCTCCCGGGCCACGGCATCTCGCCCGCCGCCGAGCCGGACACCGAGTTCAGCGTCGGCGAGCTCGCGGACGCCGTCGTGGCCCTGGTCGACTCGATCCTCCCCGCCCAGGACGGCCACCCCGTCCGCTTCCACTACGCCGGCGATTCCGTCGGCGGGGCCACGGGCGCGGAGCTGGCGCTGCGGCACCCGGACCGCCTCCTGAGCCTCGCGATGTTCTGCTCGTCGGCCCGCTTCAACGGCGCCGAGGGCTACGCCGAGCGCGCCGACCAGGTCGCGAAGCAGGGTACGGCAGTCCGCCTGCAGGCCTCCGCGGAGATCTGGTTCGCCCCCGGCTTCCTCGGCTCCCACCCGGCCCAGTCCTCGCGCCTGCTCCACACCCTGCGCGACGCCGACCGGTTCGGCTACGCGGCGGTCTGCCGCGCGATCGCCGCCTATGATGTCCGCGACCGCTTCGGCGAGATCGCCGTGCCGTTCCTCGCTGTGGCCGGCGAATTCGACTCCGTCTGCCCGATCGCCGATGCCCGGTGGATGGCCGAGCACGCCCAGGACGGCACCGCCGTCGAGATCCCGGGCGTCGCGCACATCGCCCCGACCGAGAACCCCGCCCTTGTCGCGGACCTGCTCCGCGAGCACTTCGCCGCGGCGGCCCGCAAGCTCAGCGGCGTGGACGGATCCGGAGCCGGGCAGGAGGCGCGATGA
- a CDS encoding lyase family protein, whose protein sequence is MTVPATPGPTGPVASPSGLDPASLDPASLDPADVGLLAPVWASPSVAAPTGDAALVAAMADLEACWAEALEAAGLAGRGAGAAVRSAVRTAVGSPDGPLSAARLAEAGQGGGNPVIPLVKALRAAVADADPDGPGKGAVHQGLTSQDVLDSALQLVARRAVVAVAADLAGAADALADLAAQHRDTPQVARTLAQHSLPSSFGLKAANWLQGVAHAEARLAELRFPVQCGGAAGTNASLVALGAEPATLAADWARRAGLDAAVAPWQSFRGPVTDLAHALAAACTAAGHVANDVMLLSRPEIGELGEPLAAGRGVSSAMPQKQNPALSTLIRSAALQAPAHAAQVELAAALSEDERTGGAWHTEWPALRTLLRLTSGAAAALRELAEGLRVFPERMRANLALSGPLLTSERIMLELAPVADGGREGVQSAVDAAIGAAGDGAGPDEQARVLREALRGVVRPDQVSEERLDELLDPAGYRGDAAGIVDRILAYYEATVAQRREPLRGQLPRV, encoded by the coding sequence ATGACGGTTCCCGCCACCCCCGGGCCCACCGGTCCTGTGGCCAGCCCCTCGGGCCTCGACCCGGCCAGCCTCGATCCGGCCAGCCTCGACCCGGCCGACGTCGGCCTGCTCGCCCCCGTCTGGGCCTCGCCCTCCGTGGCGGCCCCCACGGGCGACGCCGCGCTGGTCGCCGCGATGGCCGATCTCGAGGCCTGCTGGGCCGAGGCGCTCGAGGCCGCCGGCCTCGCGGGCCGGGGCGCGGGCGCCGCGGTCCGCTCCGCAGTGCGGACCGCCGTCGGCTCGCCGGACGGGCCGCTCAGCGCCGCCCGGCTCGCCGAGGCGGGCCAGGGCGGCGGGAACCCCGTCATCCCCCTCGTGAAGGCGCTGCGGGCCGCCGTGGCGGACGCTGACCCGGACGGCCCCGGCAAGGGGGCCGTCCACCAGGGGCTCACGAGCCAGGACGTGCTCGACTCGGCGCTCCAGCTCGTGGCGCGGCGTGCCGTCGTGGCCGTCGCGGCCGACCTCGCCGGGGCCGCCGACGCGCTCGCGGACCTCGCGGCGCAGCACCGGGACACCCCCCAGGTGGCCCGCACGCTCGCGCAGCATTCACTCCCCTCGAGCTTCGGGCTCAAGGCCGCCAACTGGCTCCAGGGAGTGGCCCATGCGGAGGCCCGGCTCGCCGAGCTGCGGTTCCCGGTCCAGTGCGGGGGAGCGGCGGGCACCAACGCCTCGCTCGTCGCGCTCGGCGCCGAGCCCGCCACGCTGGCGGCCGACTGGGCGCGCCGCGCGGGCCTGGACGCGGCCGTGGCGCCGTGGCAGTCCTTCCGCGGGCCGGTCACCGACCTCGCCCACGCCCTCGCCGCCGCCTGCACGGCCGCGGGGCACGTGGCCAACGACGTCATGCTCCTTTCGCGCCCCGAGATCGGCGAGCTGGGCGAGCCGCTCGCCGCCGGGCGCGGCGTCTCCTCGGCGATGCCGCAGAAGCAGAACCCGGCCCTCTCCACCCTCATCCGCTCCGCCGCGCTCCAGGCCCCCGCGCACGCCGCGCAGGTCGAGCTCGCCGCGGCCCTGTCCGAGGACGAGCGCACGGGCGGGGCCTGGCACACCGAATGGCCCGCCCTGCGCACCCTGCTTCGCCTGACCTCGGGGGCGGCCGCCGCGCTGCGCGAGCTCGCGGAGGGCCTGCGGGTCTTCCCCGAGCGCATGCGGGCCAACCTCGCGCTCTCCGGCCCCCTGCTGACCAGCGAGCGGATCATGCTCGAGCTCGCCCCCGTCGCCGACGGCGGCCGCGAGGGCGTCCAGTCCGCCGTCGACGCCGCGATCGGCGCGGCGGGGGACGGCGCCGGCCCCGACGAGCAGGCGAGGGTCCTGCGCGAGGCGCTGCGCGGCGTCGTGCGCCCGGACCAGGTGAGCGAGGAGCGCCTCGACGAGCTGCTCGACCCGGCCGGCTACCGCGGCGACGCCGCCGGAATCGTGGACCGCATCCTCGCCTACTATGAGGCCACCGTGGCCCAGCGCCGCGAACCGCTGCGGGGACAGCTCCCACGAGTCTGA
- the pcaG gene encoding protocatechuate 3,4-dioxygenase subunit alpha, with product MSTETTKTSLTATPAQTIGPFYGFALPFEKGGELVPPGSPDSVALHGTVLDGHGDPIPDALLEIWQADAKGNVVAETGSLVRDGRTFTGWGRVAVGNTGKYVFTTVNPGPTEPGKAPFIAVTVLARGLLNRLFTRVYLPEDTEALANDPVLSVLEPDRRKTLIAERLADGSLHWDIRLQGEDETVFLDFHGQP from the coding sequence ATGAGCACTGAGACCACGAAGACCAGCCTGACCGCCACCCCCGCGCAGACCATCGGCCCGTTCTACGGCTTCGCGCTGCCGTTCGAGAAGGGCGGCGAACTCGTCCCGCCGGGCTCCCCGGACAGCGTCGCCCTGCACGGCACGGTGCTGGACGGCCACGGCGACCCCATCCCGGACGCCCTGCTGGAGATCTGGCAGGCGGACGCCAAGGGCAACGTGGTGGCCGAGACCGGCTCGCTGGTCCGCGACGGCCGCACCTTCACGGGCTGGGGCCGCGTCGCGGTGGGCAACACGGGCAAGTACGTCTTCACGACCGTCAACCCCGGGCCGACCGAGCCGGGCAAGGCCCCGTTCATCGCGGTGACCGTGTTGGCCCGCGGCCTGCTGAACCGCCTGTTCACCCGTGTGTACCTGCCCGAGGACACCGAGGCGCTCGCGAACGATCCCGTCCTGTCCGTCCTCGAGCCCGACCGCCGCAAGACGCTGATCGCCGAGCGCCTCGCCGACGGCTCGCTCCACTGGGACATCCGCCTGCAGGGCGAGGACGAGACCGTGTTCCTCGACTTCCACGGCCAGCCGTAG
- the pcaH gene encoding protocatechuate 3,4-dioxygenase subunit beta, with product MGEPVKSSDAAADNQAIVSQEIRDIEESYKAGRAAGAPAETQPRVDYAPYRSSILRHPTKSLHHADPETIELYSPAFGHQDVHALESNLTIQHNGEPLGERMVLRGKVLDGDGRPVAGQLVEIWQANSAGRYIHKRDQHPAPIDPNFTGVGRCITGPDGSYEFLTIKPGPYPWKNHLNAWRPAHIHFSLFGTEFTQRMVTQMYFPGDQLFPLDPIYQSIVDQDARDRLIAKYNHDLTSPEWALGYEWDIILTGQKRTWTENEAYGEQGDDEH from the coding sequence ATGGGCGAGCCCGTCAAGTCGTCGGACGCCGCGGCGGACAATCAGGCGATCGTCAGCCAGGAGATCCGGGACATCGAGGAGTCCTACAAGGCCGGGCGGGCAGCAGGCGCTCCCGCCGAGACGCAGCCCCGCGTCGACTACGCCCCGTACCGCAGCTCCATCCTGCGGCACCCCACCAAGAGCCTGCACCACGCTGACCCCGAGACGATCGAGCTCTACAGCCCGGCGTTCGGCCACCAGGACGTGCACGCGCTCGAGTCGAACCTGACCATCCAGCACAACGGCGAGCCGCTCGGCGAGCGCATGGTGCTGCGCGGCAAGGTGCTCGACGGCGACGGCCGCCCCGTGGCGGGCCAGCTGGTGGAGATCTGGCAGGCCAACTCGGCCGGCCGCTACATCCACAAGCGCGACCAGCACCCGGCCCCGATCGACCCCAACTTCACGGGCGTGGGCCGCTGCATCACCGGGCCCGACGGCTCCTACGAGTTCCTCACCATCAAGCCCGGCCCCTACCCGTGGAAGAACCACCTCAACGCGTGGCGCCCCGCGCACATCCACTTCAGCCTCTTCGGCACGGAGTTCACGCAGCGCATGGTCACCCAGATGTACTTCCCGGGCGACCAGCTGTTCCCGCTCGACCCGATCTACCAGTCGATCGTGGACCAGGACGCCCGCGACCGCCTCATCGCGAAGTACAACCATGACCTGACCTCGCCCGAGTGGGCGCTGGGCTACGAGTGGGACATCATCCTCACCGGCCAGAAGCGCACGTGGACCGAGAACGAAGCCTACGGAGAGCAGGGCGACGATGAGCACTGA